The following are from one region of the Halarcobacter sp. genome:
- a CDS encoding putative DNA modification/repair radical SAM protein codes for MKKDIFEKMEILADSAKYDVSCSSSGSDNNYKTGQIGATHKSGICHTFTADGRCVSLLKVLLTNFCIYDCAYCINKKSNDIPRAAFAPRELADITINFYKRNYIEGLFLSSGIIDSEDHTSNLILRALKILRHEYHFNGYIHVKLIPGTDEKIIEQIVALANRVSSNIELPSDKSLKLLAPNKSRESVLQPLKYARDISLEKDTKPIGMSTQLIVGATPESDKDILKLSSVLYDKALLKRVYYSAYIPINDDKNLPAIVTKPPLLREHRLYQADWLLRFYDFSWDEIVDDRNPNLDEDVDPKTFWALNNLQYFPMEINKASKDELLRIPGIGVRGVFKILKARRFKSLDFDDLIKLKISLKRARYFITCKGKYQREVPLEQDRIKTALLTSKINTKVKQPSLFDLQYSSITGEL; via the coding sequence ATGAAAAAAGATATTTTTGAGAAGATGGAAATACTAGCAGACAGTGCTAAATATGATGTATCATGTAGTTCAAGTGGTAGCGATAACAACTATAAAACAGGACAAATTGGTGCAACACATAAAAGCGGTATCTGTCATACCTTTACAGCGGATGGAAGATGTGTATCGCTACTAAAAGTACTTTTGACAAATTTTTGCATTTATGATTGCGCTTATTGTATAAATAAAAAATCAAACGATATACCAAGAGCTGCATTTGCACCAAGGGAACTTGCTGATATTACTATTAATTTTTATAAAAGAAATTATATAGAAGGTTTATTTTTAAGTAGTGGTATTATAGATAGTGAAGACCACACTTCAAACTTGATTTTAAGAGCTTTGAAAATATTAAGACATGAATACCATTTTAATGGCTACATTCATGTAAAACTAATACCTGGAACTGATGAAAAGATTATAGAGCAAATAGTTGCTTTAGCAAATAGAGTTAGCTCAAATATTGAACTTCCTAGTGATAAATCTTTGAAACTTTTAGCTCCAAATAAATCAAGAGAAAGTGTCCTACAACCTTTAAAATATGCCAGAGATATTAGTTTAGAAAAAGATACAAAACCTATAGGAATGAGTACGCAACTAATAGTTGGAGCAACACCTGAGAGTGATAAAGATATCTTAAAACTAAGTTCTGTCTTATATGATAAAGCTCTTTTAAAAAGAGTTTATTATAGTGCTTATATTCCTATAAATGATGACAAAAATCTACCAGCTATAGTTACAAAACCTCCACTACTTAGAGAGCATAGACTTTATCAAGCTGATTGGCTTTTAAGATTTTATGATTTTTCTTGGGATGAGATAGTTGATGATAGAAATCCAAATCTTGATGAAGATGTAGACCCAAAAACATTTTGGGCTTTAAACAACTTACAATACTTTCCTATGGAGATAAACAAAGCTTCAAAAGATGAACTTCTTAGAATCCCTGGCATTGGAGTTAGAGGAGTGTTTAAAATACTTAAAGCTAGAAGATTTAAATCTTTAGATTTTGATGACTTAATAAAATTAAAAATCTCCCTAAAAAGAGCTAGGTATTTTATAACTTGTAAAGGCAAATACCAAAGAGAAGTTCCCTTAGAACAAGATAGAATAAAAACCGCCCTTTTAACATCTAAAATCAATACAAAAGTAAAGCAACCCTCACTTTTTGATTTACAATACTCTTCAATAACAGGTGAATTATGA
- the uvsE gene encoding UV DNA damage repair endonuclease UvsE, whose product MYRFGLFCSLSDNSLSTNRTINLKNLKYENIEKKLLQNAEELVKLLDYCEAKDYKVFRLGNSFIPFLSHNLFEDSWLESIKYILEETKEKIFKYSTRITIHPGQYTVLNSPNEMVVQNSLRELERVFWLFDQLGINNEGTVLIHGGGVYGDKASAIERLIKTIEENSWLKKRLALENDEKIYTANEILNICNFCSIPMVFDIYHHSLNPSSFEAKDILKTWGEKRPKIHLSSKGEGRFGKHGDEIFLKDFIELKNMFKEDTKDIDIMVEAKNKEFAIEKLRNEILENNE is encoded by the coding sequence ATGTATAGATTTGGATTATTTTGCTCATTAAGTGATAACTCTTTATCAACAAATAGAACAATAAATTTAAAAAATCTAAAATATGAAAATATTGAAAAAAAACTTCTTCAAAATGCTGAAGAGTTGGTTAAATTATTAGATTATTGTGAAGCTAAAGATTATAAGGTTTTTAGATTAGGAAATAGTTTTATCCCTTTTTTATCTCACAATCTTTTTGAAGATTCTTGGCTGGAAAGTATTAAATATATTTTAGAAGAAACAAAAGAAAAAATATTTAAATATAGTACAAGAATAACTATACATCCAGGACAATATACAGTTTTAAACTCACCAAATGAGATGGTTGTACAAAACTCTTTAAGGGAGTTAGAAAGAGTGTTTTGGCTTTTTGATCAATTAGGTATAAATAATGAAGGAACAGTTTTAATCCATGGTGGTGGAGTATATGGAGATAAAGCTTCAGCAATAGAAAGATTAATAAAAACAATAGAAGAAAACTCATGGCTAAAAAAACGATTGGCCTTAGAAAATGACGAGAAAATATATACTGCAAATGAGATATTAAATATTTGTAATTTTTGCTCTATTCCTATGGTTTTTGATATCTATCATCATAGTCTAAACCCAAGCAGTTTTGAAGCAAAAGATATATTAAAAACATGGGGAGAGAAAAGACCTAAAATTCATTTATCTTCTAAAGGTGAAGGAAGATTTGGGAAACATGGAGATGAGATATTCTTAAAAGATTTTATTGAACTAAAAAATATGTTTAAAGAAGATACTAAAGATATAGATATTATGGTTGAAGCAAAAAATAAAGAGTTTGCAATTGAAAAATTAAGAAATGAGATTTTAGAAAACAATGAATAA
- a CDS encoding AarF/UbiB family protein translates to MVIKKKNRFLIFKPLSPKRLRKYILDLGASFIKLAQVLATRADFFSKEYLEELKSLHDQIPPMKEKRFNEVFNTAFKDKDIFKEFDKEPIASASIGQVHIAYLQNDKKVAVKLRRYGIKKQVLADIKIINFFNKLFNPLFSSYTKNSIDAVISEFSKMIVQEVSLNQELQNLKNFKKVYKKEKIRFPKAYRKYSCDDALVMSFEEGFRFDDKENILKHNIDFKKIISNLVNFYTTQMLINGYFHADPHPGNLLVNTKGELILLDFGMVKTVPNEKRVAIIELIKAANEQDYETYISASKRLGTIAYEAPTAQLAEFTSKMFDIFSNDSLDSQSMQTLAFDVLEGTRDLPFKLPSDAIYILRVSAIIEGLGTTYIENFNGVKDILPLLIKNIPKAIGAKESITETIIEEFKELPFITKDFKTMIKKASEGTLEVEVSKNQMEYIFKISKEYMKSSFISFGFIFASIFYLLYGFEPKEVSIVLFLFGFIRLFYK, encoded by the coding sequence ATGGTTATAAAAAAGAAAAATAGATTTTTAATTTTTAAACCTTTATCACCTAAAAGATTGAGAAAATATATCCTTGATTTGGGTGCAAGTTTTATCAAACTAGCCCAAGTATTAGCAACTAGAGCTGACTTTTTTTCAAAAGAGTATTTAGAAGAGTTAAAATCTTTGCATGACCAAATTCCTCCTATGAAAGAGAAAAGATTTAATGAAGTTTTTAATACAGCTTTTAAAGACAAAGATATATTTAAAGAGTTTGATAAAGAACCAATAGCTTCTGCTTCTATAGGACAAGTACATATTGCCTACTTACAAAATGATAAAAAAGTTGCAGTTAAATTAAGACGATATGGGATAAAAAAACAAGTATTAGCAGATATCAAAATAATCAATTTTTTTAATAAATTATTTAATCCCCTATTCTCTTCATATACCAAAAACTCCATTGATGCAGTTATCTCTGAGTTTTCTAAAATGATTGTTCAAGAGGTTAGTTTAAATCAAGAGTTACAAAACTTGAAAAATTTTAAAAAAGTGTATAAAAAAGAGAAAATTAGATTTCCAAAAGCTTACAGAAAATACTCTTGTGATGATGCTTTAGTTATGAGTTTTGAAGAGGGATTTAGATTTGATGATAAAGAAAATATCCTAAAACACAATATTGATTTTAAAAAAATCATCTCAAATTTAGTAAACTTTTACACAACACAAATGCTTATAAATGGATACTTTCATGCAGACCCACACCCTGGTAATCTTTTGGTTAATACTAAAGGGGAATTGATACTTTTAGATTTTGGTATGGTAAAAACAGTTCCAAATGAAAAAAGAGTTGCAATTATTGAACTTATAAAAGCAGCAAATGAACAAGACTATGAAACATATATTAGTGCAAGTAAAAGATTAGGAACAATAGCTTATGAAGCTCCAACTGCACAATTAGCAGAGTTCACTTCAAAAATGTTTGATATTTTTTCAAATGATAGTCTTGACAGTCAATCTATGCAAACCTTAGCTTTTGATGTTTTAGAAGGTACTAGAGATTTACCATTTAAACTTCCAAGTGATGCTATATATATTTTAAGAGTTAGTGCTATTATTGAAGGCTTGGGAACTACATATATTGAAAACTTTAATGGTGTAAAAGATATTTTGCCTTTACTTATTAAAAATATTCCAAAAGCAATTGGAGCAAAAGAATCTATAACTGAAACTATAATTGAAGAGTTTAAAGAGTTACCTTTTATTACAAAAGATTTTAAAACTATGATAAAAAAAGCTAGTGAAGGTACACTTGAAGTTGAAGTTTCAAAAAACCAAATGGAGTATATATTTAAAATCTCTAAAGAGTATATGAAAAGTAGTTTTATCTCTTTTGGTTTTATATTTGCTTCAATTTTTTATCTTCTTTATGGATTTGAGCCTAAAGAGGTTTCAATAGTTTTATTCCTTTTTGGATTTATAAGGTTGTTTTACAAATGA
- a CDS encoding EAL domain-containing protein → MACNKCNQKFGFSNLPSKIYFISEYDELMSKSRIFLMKLGLDVYKVHDLHYIKTDNTKDFFYSNIDAIKSNFNQLETEDIKLFIEYEDVGFSYKTVLNAKPMQRFLNLIDDKDFFDVINNESLTSHFQPIIESKSDSIYGYECLIRGVNPDGSLMYPDKLFKKSTRNDMNFNLDRLCRESALKTAATKKIDKKIFINFIPTTIYDPEFCLKSTVKWAKQLEFDPSNIIFEVVETENVRDQKHLKTILEYYRNEGFKIALDDVGEGYSGLNRIIDLKPDIIKIDRNIIQNIDSDELKLSVYKALYNLSKENGIEILAEGIETAYELETIKDIGVDYMQGYYFSKPMPEPIRKIKG, encoded by the coding sequence ATGGCTTGCAATAAATGTAATCAAAAATTTGGATTTTCAAATCTACCATCAAAAATCTATTTTATTAGTGAATATGATGAACTAATGTCTAAAAGTAGAATCTTTTTAATGAAACTAGGATTAGATGTTTATAAAGTGCACGATTTACACTATATAAAAACTGATAATACAAAAGATTTTTTTTATTCAAATATAGATGCCATAAAATCAAACTTTAATCAACTAGAAACAGAAGATATCAAACTTTTTATAGAATATGAAGATGTTGGTTTTTCTTATAAAACAGTTTTAAATGCAAAACCAATGCAAAGATTTTTAAATCTAATAGATGATAAAGATTTCTTTGATGTAATAAACAATGAATCCTTAACTTCACACTTTCAACCAATCATTGAATCTAAAAGTGATTCAATCTATGGTTATGAATGTTTAATTAGAGGTGTAAATCCTGATGGTTCGTTGATGTATCCAGATAAACTTTTTAAAAAATCAACAAGAAATGATATGAACTTTAATCTAGACAGACTTTGCAGAGAGAGTGCCTTAAAAACTGCTGCCACAAAGAAAATAGACAAAAAGATATTTATCAACTTTATACCAACAACAATATATGACCCAGAATTTTGTTTAAAATCAACAGTAAAGTGGGCAAAACAACTAGAGTTTGATCCATCAAATATAATCTTTGAAGTTGTTGAAACAGAAAATGTTAGAGATCAAAAGCATTTAAAAACCATATTAGAATATTATAGAAATGAGGGATTTAAAATCGCTTTAGATGATGTGGGAGAAGGTTATTCTGGCTTAAATAGAATTATTGATTTAAAACCTGATATTATCAAAATAGATAGAAATATTATACAAAATATAGATAGTGACGAACTAAAACTTTCGGTTTATAAAGCTTTATATAACTTATCAAAAGAGAATGGTATTGAGATATTAGCTGAAGGTATTGAAACAGCTTATGAGTTAGAAACAATAAAAGATATTGGTGTTGATTATATGCAAGGTTACTACTTCTCTAAACCAATGCCAGAGCCAATACGAAAGATAAAAGGATAA
- the pdxH gene encoding pyridoxamine 5'-phosphate oxidase: MADLSKMRQEYTSKGLEIEDLDKNPFKQFETWFNNALEAKLIEPNAFTLSTVGLDLKPSQRTVLLKMYDNTGFRFFSNYNSKKSEQIEQNPYVSAHFAWLGLERQVRIEGTIKKISKGESLKYFLSRPRGSQIGAWVSHQSQVVNSRTVLETKFDEMRKKFAKGEVPFPSFWGGYEIVPTYFEFWQGGLNRLHDRFVYELIDNNWEIYRLEP; the protein is encoded by the coding sequence ATGGCAGATTTGTCAAAAATGAGGCAAGAATACACTTCAAAGGGTTTGGAAATAGAGGATTTAGATAAAAATCCTTTCAAACAATTTGAAACTTGGTTTAATAATGCTTTAGAAGCAAAACTAATAGAACCAAATGCCTTTACACTAAGTACAGTTGGACTTGATTTGAAACCATCTCAAAGAACTGTTCTTCTTAAAATGTATGATAATACAGGATTTAGATTTTTTTCAAACTATAATAGTAAGAAATCAGAGCAAATAGAACAAAACCCTTATGTTTCAGCCCACTTTGCTTGGCTTGGTTTAGAAAGGCAAGTAAGAATAGAAGGGACTATAAAAAAAATCTCAAAGGGTGAGTCTTTGAAATATTTTTTATCTAGACCTAGGGGTAGTCAAATTGGAGCTTGGGTTTCCCACCAAAGTCAAGTGGTAAACTCAAGAACAGTTCTTGAAACAAAATTTGATGAGATGAGAAAAAAATTTGCAAAAGGGGAAGTTCCTTTTCCTTCTTTTTGGGGTGGATATGAGATTGTCCCAACATATTTTGAATTTTGGCAAGGTGGTTTAAACAGACTACATGATAGATTTGTTTATGAACTTATTGACAATAATTGGGAAATATATCGTTTAGAACCATAG
- a CDS encoding TIGR03643 family protein has translation MKNLHLTNEEKYRIVEMAWQDRTTFDVIKTQFDLSENQIKNLMREFISPKAYKRWRKRVQGRITKHKKRVDFKPIRFQGPW, from the coding sequence ATGAAAAATTTACATTTAACAAATGAAGAAAAATACAGAATAGTTGAGATGGCTTGGCAAGACAGAACAACTTTTGATGTAATAAAAACTCAATTTGATTTATCTGAAAATCAGATAAAAAATTTGATGAGAGAGTTTATATCTCCTAAAGCATATAAAAGATGGAGAAAAAGAGTACAAGGACGAATTACAAAACATAAAAAAAGGGTTGATTTTAAACCAATTAGATTTCAAGGACCATGGTAA
- a CDS encoding TIGR03915 family putative DNA repair protein, translating to MILVYDGTFEGFLTLVYEVYYQKLKPQNILKEFPNTLLLDEILEIKTDIEKSNKVLTAIKQKFDKKNFDLIFNIFMCDTKEFELTLLHYIIIGFKDKNELFNINNKEVFYLQNLEKELFRSVHKMYGFTRFEELEDNTLYAKIDTKHNLVYFLGKHFFKRLNNQNFIIHDLKRELAFVKYEQKTSIEKVVDFEQPTLSLNEEKFTKLWNRFFNAVTIESRENKRCQQNFVPFIYRTYMTEFL from the coding sequence ATGATACTAGTTTATGATGGAACTTTTGAAGGATTTTTAACTCTTGTTTATGAAGTATATTACCAAAAACTAAAACCACAAAATATACTAAAAGAGTTTCCAAATACTCTACTTCTTGATGAAATACTTGAGATAAAAACAGATATTGAAAAATCAAATAAAGTATTAACTGCTATAAAACAAAAGTTTGACAAAAAGAACTTTGATTTAATCTTTAATATCTTTATGTGTGATACAAAAGAGTTTGAGTTAACTCTTTTGCACTATATTATTATAGGTTTCAAGGACAAAAATGAACTTTTTAATATAAACAATAAAGAAGTTTTTTATTTACAAAACCTTGAAAAAGAACTATTTAGAAGTGTTCATAAAATGTATGGATTTACAAGGTTTGAAGAGTTAGAAGATAATACTTTATATGCAAAAATAGATACAAAACATAACCTTGTTTATTTTCTTGGTAAACACTTTTTTAAAAGACTAAACAATCAAAACTTTATAATACACGATTTAAAAAGAGAACTTGCATTTGTAAAATATGAGCAAAAAACTTCAATAGAAAAAGTAGTTGATTTTGAGCAACCTACACTTTCACTAAATGAAGAAAAATTTACAAAACTATGGAATAGATTTTTTAATGCAGTTACAATAGAATCAAGAGAAAATAAAAGATGCCAACAAAATTTTGTTCCTTTTATATATAGAACATATATGACAGAATTTTTATAA